A single genomic interval of Bacteroidales bacterium harbors:
- a CDS encoding response regulator, giving the protein MINHYEYFILAISDNEEVLSMIKDSFTDEAQSYLVLTSPISGEIFDMITENKPDIILMDINYGDDTKGLDILLDLREFDISMEIPVLVMSEDNKNIERAVIFGAADFLKVPFDKLELTVRVKSLLSLFKLIEGITGQARELEIQSNNLEQQKNQLEIEKNKTDELLQNILPYEIAEQLKNKGEVKAKKYRMVSIMFTDFKDFTSISSDLEPEDIIKELGVYFRKFDDITENHFIEKIKTIGDAYMCVGGLPLRNKSNPIDIVLASLEIQKFMKCYNDARSAKGLTVWELRIGVHTGKVVAGVIGSKKFAYDIWGDAVNTASRLETASEAGKINISGVTYEYIKEYFNCTYRGKIPAKNKGDIDMYYVEGLKKKYCEEGDRYSPNEKFMEKLAEF; this is encoded by the coding sequence ATGATTAATCATTACGAATATTTTATATTAGCTATCTCAGATAATGAGGAAGTATTAAGTATGATTAAAGACAGCTTTACAGATGAGGCTCAATCATATCTTGTGCTTACTTCCCCGATTTCCGGTGAAATATTTGATATGATAACTGAAAATAAGCCGGATATCATATTAATGGATATTAACTACGGTGATGATACAAAAGGATTGGATATTCTTTTAGATCTGAGAGAATTTGATATTTCTATGGAGATTCCTGTTTTGGTAATGTCTGAGGATAATAAGAATATTGAAAGAGCAGTTATTTTCGGTGCTGCAGATTTCCTTAAAGTACCCTTTGATAAGTTAGAACTTACCGTAAGAGTAAAATCTCTTTTATCATTATTCAAACTTATTGAAGGTATTACCGGACAAGCCAGAGAACTTGAAATTCAATCGAATAATCTGGAACAGCAGAAAAATCAGCTTGAAATTGAAAAAAACAAAACAGATGAGTTGTTGCAAAATATTTTGCCTTATGAAATTGCGGAACAATTAAAGAATAAAGGGGAAGTAAAAGCAAAAAAATACAGGATGGTTTCAATCATGTTCACGGATTTCAAAGATTTTACATCAATATCATCTGATCTTGAACCTGAAGATATTATTAAGGAATTGGGAGTTTATTTCCGAAAATTTGATGATATTACCGAGAATCATTTTATTGAAAAGATTAAAACAATCGGGGATGCATATATGTGTGTAGGAGGATTACCTTTAAGAAATAAAAGTAACCCTATTGATATTGTTTTAGCTTCATTAGAAATTCAAAAATTTATGAAGTGCTATAATGATGCTCGAAGTGCAAAAGGCTTAACAGTATGGGAATTGAGAATAGGAGTTCATACAGGGAAAGTTGTAGCAGGAGTTATCGGAAGCAAAAAATTTGCTTACGATATTTGGGGAGATGCTGTAAATACAGCAAGCAGGCTCGAAACTGCCAGTGAAGCCGGGAAAATTAATATTTCCGGCGTAACATATGAGTATATTAAAGAGTATTTTAATTGTACATACAGAGGAAAAATACCTGCCAAAAATAAAGGTGATATTGATATGTATTATGTTGAAGGTTTGAAGAAAAAATACTGCGAAGAAGGTGATCGTTATTCTCCGAATGAAAAATTTATGGAGAAACTTGCCGAGTTTTAA